Proteins co-encoded in one Flavobacterium sp. M31R6 genomic window:
- the rimK gene encoding 30S ribosomal protein S6--L-glutamate ligase, which translates to MFQNKVILGSEEWCSFPELGIPTIKARVDSGAKTSALHAINIAPFIKNDANWVKFDINPIQNNIKTVIHCEAPMVDKRIVKSSSGFREHRYVIQTNIAIGDSKWPIEMTLTNRDSMGFRMLLGREAMSGRILVDPEQKYLLGQPTTESLVELYKNSEKASSGLRIGLLASNPELYSNKRIMEAGEMRGHEMHFLNIKECYMKLDAKTPEIHYRGGKILNQFDAIIPRIRPSITFYGCALTRQFEALKVYCLNSSTAITQSRDKLFSLQLLLNHGVDIPTTGFANSPLDTDNLIKMVGGSPLIVKLLEGTQGKGVVLAETKKAAESVINAFKSLNANILVQEFIKEANGKDIRCFVIDGKVVAAIQREAMPGEFRANIHLGGTASVIKVTAEEKRIAIKAAKAMDLKVAGVDIIRSAKGPLLLEVNSSPGLEGIEGATNKDIAGEMIKAIEKNFKIK; encoded by the coding sequence ATGTTTCAAAATAAAGTCATACTGGGTAGCGAAGAATGGTGCTCTTTTCCAGAATTAGGAATACCTACAATTAAAGCTCGTGTCGATTCTGGCGCAAAAACATCTGCTTTGCATGCAATCAATATTGCACCATTTATAAAAAATGATGCGAATTGGGTGAAGTTTGACATAAATCCTATACAGAACAATATAAAAACTGTTATCCATTGTGAAGCTCCTATGGTTGACAAAAGGATTGTAAAAAGTTCTAGTGGCTTTAGAGAACACCGCTATGTAATTCAGACTAATATTGCCATTGGAGATTCGAAATGGCCTATTGAAATGACCCTTACAAATCGTGATTCAATGGGCTTTAGAATGCTTTTGGGACGAGAAGCCATGAGCGGAAGAATATTGGTTGACCCGGAACAAAAATATCTTTTAGGACAACCTACCACAGAAAGTCTTGTTGAATTATATAAAAATTCAGAAAAAGCAAGCTCAGGTTTAAGAATAGGCCTTTTAGCAAGTAATCCTGAATTGTACAGCAACAAAAGAATTATGGAAGCTGGAGAAATGCGTGGTCACGAAATGCATTTTTTGAATATCAAAGAATGCTACATGAAACTGGATGCCAAAACTCCAGAAATTCATTACCGCGGTGGAAAAATATTAAATCAATTTGATGCTATTATTCCTAGAATTAGGCCGAGTATCACCTTTTACGGTTGTGCCTTAACTAGACAGTTTGAAGCTTTAAAAGTGTATTGTTTAAACTCATCTACAGCTATCACACAATCGAGGGACAAACTTTTTTCTTTGCAATTGTTATTAAATCACGGTGTAGATATCCCAACGACTGGATTTGCCAATTCTCCATTAGATACTGATAATTTAATCAAAATGGTTGGAGGTTCTCCTCTCATTGTAAAATTACTGGAAGGAACGCAAGGAAAGGGTGTTGTATTGGCTGAAACTAAAAAAGCGGCAGAAAGTGTAATTAACGCATTCAAAAGTCTTAATGCTAATATATTGGTACAAGAATTCATCAAAGAAGCCAACGGAAAAGATATCCGTTGTTTTGTAATTGATGGAAAAGTTGTTGCCGCAATCCAAAGAGAAGCCATGCCAGGTGAATTTAGAGCCAATATCCATTTGGGTGGAACAGCATCGGTAATTAAAGTTACCGCTGAAGAAAAAAGGATTGCCATAAAAGCGGCCAAAGCAATGGATTTAAAAGTTGCTGGTGTGGATATTATCCGCTCCGCAAAAGGGCCTTTATTACTTGAAGTAAACTCTTCACCAGGGCTTGAAGGAATTGAAGGTGCTACCAATAAAGATATTGCCGGAGAAATGATTAAAGCGATTGAGAAAAACTTTAAGATAAAATAG
- a CDS encoding C40 family peptidase: protein MFGICNLAMIPLRAEASDKSEIVSQVLFGEHFEVLEQHKQWSYIKMQYDEYEGWIDTKQFQPITESCFNQLSSDAIILNGDLIEYIIAPSNLLIPIPLGASLSFLNYPEINTSNFDFEGTKINGVKPKNNLLNSAFMYLSAPYLWGGKTPFGIDCSGFTQMVYKLNGYKLLRDASQQATQGEALSFIEESEPGDLAFFDNDEGNIIHVGIIMENNYIIHASGKVRIDRLDHLGIYNAEINKHTHKLRVIKKII from the coding sequence ATGTTTGGGATTTGTAATTTAGCCATGATTCCACTTCGTGCCGAAGCTAGTGATAAAAGTGAAATTGTTTCTCAAGTCTTATTTGGAGAACATTTTGAAGTTTTGGAACAACATAAACAATGGTCTTATATAAAAATGCAATATGATGAATACGAAGGCTGGATAGATACCAAACAATTTCAACCTATTACAGAATCTTGCTTCAACCAACTTTCGTCGGACGCAATCATCCTTAATGGCGATTTGATAGAATACATTATAGCACCTTCCAATTTATTAATTCCCATACCACTTGGAGCTTCCCTGTCTTTTTTAAATTATCCTGAAATCAACACAAGTAATTTTGATTTCGAAGGAACCAAAATTAATGGAGTAAAACCAAAAAATAATTTACTAAATTCAGCTTTCATGTATTTGAGCGCCCCCTATTTATGGGGAGGAAAAACACCTTTTGGAATAGATTGTTCCGGTTTTACGCAAATGGTTTACAAACTAAATGGCTATAAGTTATTACGAGATGCATCACAACAAGCAACTCAAGGAGAAGCATTAAGTTTTATAGAAGAAAGCGAACCTGGTGATTTGGCTTTTTTTGACAATGACGAAGGAAATATAATTCATGTGGGAATAATAATGGAAAACAACTATATTATTCACGCCAGCGGAAAAGTAAGAATTGACCGATTAGATCATTTAGGAATCTATAATGCCGAAATAAACAAACACACTCATAAACTAAGAGTAATTAAAAAAATTATATAA
- a CDS encoding DUF421 domain-containing protein — MNPYLDIVIRSAAVYLFMVIALRIFGKKELSQLNTADVILILLISNSVQNAMVGNNTTLWGGLAAATILFGINFILKKLMYRYQNFGEFMLEKPEILIHNGTLDFKNLSKLDITSDELKEAMREHGVESFKDVKLAMLEIDGNISIITGGNTLKQTHYKRRKNHKNLIQGN; from the coding sequence ATGAATCCCTACCTAGACATCGTCATTCGCAGTGCAGCTGTATATTTATTCATGGTTATTGCGTTGCGTATTTTTGGTAAAAAAGAATTATCCCAACTCAATACCGCTGATGTGATTTTGATTCTACTGATAAGCAACTCCGTTCAAAATGCGATGGTCGGAAACAACACAACACTTTGGGGAGGTCTAGCAGCAGCAACAATACTTTTTGGGATTAATTTCATCTTAAAGAAACTAATGTACCGTTACCAAAATTTCGGTGAATTCATGCTTGAAAAGCCAGAAATTCTAATTCACAACGGAACTTTAGATTTCAAAAACTTGAGTAAGTTAGACATCACTTCGGATGAATTGAAAGAAGCCATGAGAGAGCATGGGGTAGAATCTTTTAAGGATGTAAAACTGGCAATGCTTGAAATTGACGGGAACATAAGTATCATAACAGGCGGAAATACGCTAAAGCAAACCCATTACAAGCGTAGAAAAAACCATAAAAATTTAATCCAAGGCAATTAG
- a CDS encoding ATP-dependent Clp protease ATP-binding subunit — MDDNFSPRVKDVITYSKEEALRLGHDFIGTEHLMLGILRDGNGKAIHILNNLSVDLDHLRRKVEILSPASPSIDVSVEKKNLHLTRQAERALKTTFLEAKVFQSSSISTAHLLLCILRNENDPTTKLLNKLKIDYDVAKEQYINMTPNEDDFLENLPKNESYNDDSGQDDSLKEGNFNNPANKSNKKSKTPVLDNFGRDLTEMAEEGKLDPVVGREKEIERVSQILSRRKKNNPLLIGEPGVGKSAIAEGLALRIIQKKVSRILFNKRVVTLDLASLVAGTKYRGQFEERMKAVMNELEKNDDIILFIDEIHTIVGAGGATGSLDASNMFKPALSRGEIQCIGATTLDEYRQYIEKDGALERRFQKVIVEPTSVEETIAILNNIKNKYEDHHNVIYTPEAIEACVKLTNRYMSERFLPDKAIDALDEAGSRVHITNIDVPKQILDLERQLEEVRELKNLVVKKQKYEEAAKLRDDEKKIEKDLAIAQEQWEEDSKNNRILVTEDNVADVVSMMTGIPVNRIAQTESNKLAKLPELIQNKVIGQNEAVLKIARSIQRNRAGLKDPNKPIGSFIFLGQTGVGKTQLAKVLAKELFDSEDALVRIDMSEYMEKFAISRLVGAPPGYVGYEEGGQLTEKVRRKPYCVVLLDEIEKAHPDVFNMMLQVLDDGFLTDSLGRKIDFKNTIIIMTSNVGARQLKDFGQGVGFGTAAKIAQADDNSKSVIENALKKTFAPEFLNRIDDVIVFNTLEKEDINLIIEIELKKLYDRIEELGYKLKLSDKAKAFIADKGFDKQFGARPLKRAIQKYVEDTLAEEIITSKIASGDEIFMDIEDGSQELTVNIHKAEEPRNQAEEPTNQ, encoded by the coding sequence ATGGATGATAATTTTTCACCTAGAGTAAAAGACGTTATTACTTATAGCAAAGAAGAGGCTCTGCGCCTTGGACATGACTTTATAGGTACTGAACATTTGATGCTTGGCATTCTAAGGGATGGAAATGGTAAAGCAATTCACATCCTTAACAACCTGTCTGTTGATCTTGATCATTTAAGAAGAAAGGTTGAAATCCTAAGCCCCGCCAGCCCTAGCATTGATGTTAGTGTAGAAAAGAAAAATTTACATCTGACACGTCAAGCAGAACGCGCTTTGAAAACTACTTTTTTAGAAGCAAAAGTTTTCCAAAGTTCATCAATCAGCACTGCACACTTACTGTTGTGCATCTTGAGAAACGAAAATGATCCTACAACCAAGCTATTGAATAAACTTAAAATAGATTATGACGTAGCTAAAGAACAATACATCAACATGACTCCAAACGAAGACGATTTTTTAGAAAACTTGCCAAAAAACGAATCCTACAATGACGATTCAGGACAAGATGACAGCCTCAAGGAAGGTAATTTCAATAATCCTGCCAATAAATCAAATAAAAAATCTAAAACTCCTGTACTTGACAACTTCGGAAGAGATTTAACTGAAATGGCAGAAGAGGGAAAATTAGACCCTGTTGTAGGACGCGAAAAAGAAATAGAACGTGTTTCTCAAATTTTGAGCCGCCGTAAAAAGAACAACCCTTTGCTAATAGGTGAGCCAGGAGTTGGTAAATCTGCTATTGCAGAAGGTCTTGCTTTGCGAATCATTCAAAAGAAAGTTTCCCGTATATTATTCAATAAACGAGTAGTAACTCTTGATTTAGCAAGCCTAGTTGCCGGAACCAAATATAGAGGACAGTTCGAAGAAAGAATGAAAGCCGTTATGAATGAACTGGAAAAAAATGACGATATCATTCTTTTCATAGATGAGATTCATACGATTGTTGGCGCTGGAGGTGCAACAGGTTCACTAGACGCTTCCAATATGTTCAAACCTGCATTATCAAGAGGTGAAATTCAATGTATAGGCGCAACTACATTAGACGAATACCGTCAATACATAGAAAAAGATGGCGCACTTGAAAGACGTTTTCAAAAAGTGATTGTAGAACCAACTTCTGTTGAAGAAACTATTGCTATTTTGAACAACATTAAAAACAAATATGAAGATCATCATAATGTAATTTACACTCCCGAAGCTATTGAAGCTTGTGTTAAATTAACGAATCGATACATGTCTGAACGATTTTTACCAGACAAAGCCATTGATGCATTGGACGAAGCTGGATCAAGAGTTCACATTACCAATATTGATGTTCCAAAACAAATATTAGATTTGGAACGACAACTGGAAGAAGTTCGCGAATTGAAAAACTTGGTTGTTAAAAAACAAAAATATGAAGAAGCAGCTAAACTTCGTGATGATGAAAAAAAGATAGAAAAAGATTTAGCCATAGCACAAGAGCAATGGGAAGAAGATTCTAAAAACAATAGAATATTGGTTACCGAAGATAATGTTGCTGATGTCGTATCAATGATGACTGGAATTCCGGTAAATCGTATTGCACAAACAGAAAGCAATAAACTAGCCAAATTGCCTGAACTTATTCAAAATAAAGTAATTGGACAAAACGAGGCTGTTTTAAAAATCGCTCGTTCAATTCAAAGAAATAGAGCTGGATTGAAAGATCCGAACAAACCGATTGGTTCTTTCATTTTCTTAGGTCAGACAGGTGTTGGAAAAACACAATTAGCCAAAGTTCTTGCGAAGGAATTATTCGACTCGGAGGATGCACTGGTTCGAATTGACATGAGTGAATACATGGAGAAATTTGCGATTTCAAGATTGGTTGGAGCGCCTCCGGGATATGTAGGCTACGAAGAAGGTGGACAATTAACTGAAAAAGTTCGCAGAAAACCTTATTGTGTGGTCTTACTCGATGAAATTGAAAAAGCACATCCAGACGTTTTCAACATGATGCTACAAGTGCTTGACGATGGTTTTTTAACCGATAGTTTAGGTCGAAAAATTGATTTCAAGAATACTATTATCATTATGACATCTAATGTTGGAGCTCGTCAATTGAAAGATTTCGGACAAGGAGTTGGATTTGGTACTGCTGCTAAAATTGCACAAGCCGATGATAATTCTAAAAGCGTTATTGAAAACGCTTTAAAGAAAACTTTTGCACCCGAATTTTTGAACAGAATTGATGACGTAATCGTATTTAACACTTTAGAAAAAGAAGACATCAATTTAATCATTGAAATCGAGTTGAAAAAACTTTATGACCGCATCGAAGAGCTGGGTTATAAGTTAAAATTATCTGATAAAGCCAAAGCATTTATCGCCGATAAAGGTTTTGACAAACAATTTGGCGCTAGACCATTAAAAAGAGCGATTCAGAAATATGTTGAAGATACATTGGCTGAAGAAATTATCACTTCAAAAATTGCTTCTGGTGATGAAATCTTTATGGATATCGAAGATGGTTCTCAAGAATTAACGGTAAATATTCATAAAGCCGAAGAACCAAGAAACCAAGCTGAAGAACCTACTAATCAATAA
- the gyrA gene encoding DNA gyrase subunit A: MSEGEKLIPINIEDEMKTAYIDYSMSVIVSRALPDVRDGLKPVHRRVLFGMHDLGVNSRSAHKKSARIVGEVLGKYHPHGDTSVYDAMVRMAQEWSMRYLLIDGQGNFGSVDGDSPAAMRYTEARMRKISEEILADIDKETVDFKLNFDDTLEEPTVMPTRVPTLLINGATGIAVGMATNMPPHNLTEVINGTLAYMDNNDIEVDELMTHIKAPDFPTGGIIYGYEGVREAFKTGRGRVVMRAKVGFEEVDGRESIIVTEIPYQVNKADMIKRTADLVNEKKIDGIANIRDESDRNGMRIVYILKRDATPNVVLNTLYKFTQLQSSFSVNNIAIVKGRPQMLNLKDLIHYFIEHRHDVVTRRTQFELKKAEARAHILEGLIIASDNIDEVIALIKASKSTEEAREKLIERFNLSDIQSRAIVEMRLRQLTGLEQDKLRSEYDEIMKLIEHLKALLADVNLRIALIKEELTEIRDKYGDERRSQIEYSGGDVSIEDLIADENVVITISHAGYIKRTNLSEYKTQNRGGVGQKSAGTRDQDFLEHMFVATNHQYMMFFTQKGKCFWMRVYEIPEGSKTAKGRAIQNLVNIESDDKVKAFICTQDLKDKEYINSHNLVMVTKKGQVKKTSLEKYSKPRVNGVAAITIKEGDELLEAKLTNGESQIILAVKSGKLVRFEETKTRPMGRTASGVRGITLKDETDEVIGMVTVNDMNSEILVVAENGYGKRSSLDEYRITNRGGKGVKTLNITEKTGKLISINAVTDADDLMIINKSGLTIRMAVEDLRVMGRATQGVKLINIKGNDSIAAVTKVMKDDAAEVVVDEDGNVIEDAAIERVKPVLEVLEDDGAIEEDEEEDDEEIEEDDSDEDDADDEA, encoded by the coding sequence ATGTCTGAAGGAGAAAAGTTAATTCCTATTAACATTGAAGATGAAATGAAAACAGCTTACATCGATTATTCGATGTCAGTAATTGTATCAAGAGCGCTTCCAGATGTTAGAGATGGCTTGAAACCAGTACATCGAAGAGTACTATTTGGAATGCATGATTTGGGAGTTAATTCAAGATCTGCCCATAAAAAATCCGCAAGAATTGTCGGGGAAGTTCTTGGAAAGTATCACCCTCATGGTGATACGTCTGTTTATGATGCCATGGTTCGTATGGCGCAAGAATGGAGTATGCGTTATTTATTGATTGATGGTCAGGGTAACTTTGGATCTGTAGATGGTGATAGTCCAGCAGCAATGCGTTATACTGAGGCAAGAATGCGTAAGATTTCAGAAGAAATTCTAGCAGATATAGATAAAGAAACAGTTGATTTTAAACTGAATTTTGATGACACATTAGAAGAGCCGACAGTTATGCCGACTCGTGTTCCTACACTATTGATAAATGGTGCTACCGGAATTGCAGTAGGTATGGCAACAAATATGCCTCCTCACAACTTAACTGAAGTGATTAATGGTACGTTAGCTTATATGGATAATAATGACATAGAAGTTGACGAGCTAATGACGCATATCAAAGCTCCTGATTTTCCTACTGGAGGTATAATATATGGTTATGAAGGAGTTCGTGAAGCTTTTAAAACCGGAAGAGGTAGAGTAGTGATGCGTGCCAAAGTAGGTTTTGAAGAAGTGGATGGCCGTGAATCTATTATTGTTACCGAAATTCCATACCAGGTTAATAAAGCAGACATGATTAAACGTACTGCAGACTTGGTTAATGAAAAGAAAATCGATGGTATAGCTAATATCCGTGATGAATCAGATAGAAACGGAATGCGTATCGTTTATATATTAAAACGTGATGCTACACCGAATGTGGTTTTGAACACACTTTATAAGTTTACACAATTACAATCTTCTTTTAGTGTAAACAATATTGCAATTGTAAAAGGTCGTCCACAAATGTTGAATCTAAAAGATTTGATTCATTATTTTATAGAGCACCGTCACGATGTTGTTACTCGCAGAACGCAATTTGAATTGAAGAAAGCCGAAGCAAGAGCTCATATTTTGGAAGGTTTGATTATTGCTTCTGATAATATTGACGAAGTAATTGCGTTAATTAAAGCATCTAAAAGCACAGAAGAAGCAAGAGAAAAATTAATAGAAAGATTCAATTTGTCTGATATTCAATCTCGTGCAATTGTTGAAATGCGTTTGCGTCAATTAACTGGTCTGGAACAAGATAAATTAAGATCAGAATATGATGAGATCATGAAGTTAATAGAGCATTTAAAAGCTTTATTAGCAGATGTAAATTTAAGAATTGCACTGATAAAAGAAGAACTAACAGAAATTCGCGATAAATACGGGGATGAACGCCGTTCTCAAATTGAATATTCAGGCGGAGATGTAAGTATTGAAGATTTGATTGCAGATGAGAATGTGGTTATTACGATATCTCATGCGGGTTATATTAAACGTACAAACTTATCCGAATATAAAACACAAAATAGAGGAGGAGTTGGTCAAAAAAGTGCTGGTACAAGAGATCAAGATTTCTTGGAACACATGTTTGTTGCAACGAACCATCAATATATGATGTTTTTTACGCAAAAAGGGAAATGTTTCTGGATGCGTGTTTACGAAATTCCGGAAGGAAGTAAAACTGCAAAGGGTAGAGCTATTCAGAATTTAGTGAATATCGAAAGTGATGATAAAGTAAAAGCTTTTATCTGTACTCAAGATTTAAAAGATAAAGAGTATATCAATAGTCATAATCTTGTAATGGTGACCAAAAAAGGACAGGTTAAGAAGACTTCATTAGAGAAATATTCTAAACCAAGGGTTAACGGTGTTGCTGCAATTACAATTAAAGAAGGTGATGAATTATTGGAAGCTAAATTAACTAATGGTGAAAGCCAAATCATTTTAGCGGTTAAATCTGGTAAATTGGTTCGTTTTGAAGAAACCAAAACACGTCCAATGGGAAGAACAGCTTCTGGAGTTCGTGGTATTACTTTAAAAGACGAAACTGACGAAGTGATTGGAATGGTTACTGTAAATGATATGAATAGTGAAATTCTGGTAGTTGCTGAAAATGGTTATGGAAAACGTTCTAGTCTAGACGAATATAGAATTACAAACCGTGGAGGTAAAGGAGTTAAAACTCTTAATATCACTGAGAAAACGGGTAAATTAATTTCTATAAATGCGGTAACAGATGCTGATGACTTGATGATTATCAATAAATCTGGTTTGACCATACGAATGGCTGTTGAAGATCTTAGGGTTATGGGAAGAGCAACACAAGGTGTTAAATTGATCAATATCAAGGGTAATGATTCAATTGCAGCTGTTACTAAAGTAATGAAAGATGATGCTGCAGAAGTGGTAGTAGATGAAGATGGGAATGTTATTGAAGATGCAGCAATCGAAAGAGTAAAACCTGTTTTGGAAGTGCTAGAAGATGATGGAGCAATTGAAGAGGATGAGGAAGAGGATGATGAGGAAATAGAAGAAGATGACTCAGATGAAGATGATGCTGATGATGAGGCATAA
- a CDS encoding lipopolysaccharide assembly protein LapB yields the protein MKSRYVIIASALFLSVASIAQKNEIKAAEKALKAGKSDEAITILTGAEYLSVNAPDAEKAQFLFVKGNAHLDLANKNVEADKNLSLAAKAFQELLEAEKASGKAKYSTQAAASIAEIKGKLINSAIEDTKANKDADGAKKLYEAYLLEKKDTINLYYAASTYVNAKDYDTALKLYEELKVLNYSGKATYYYAVNKVNNQEDYFTTAADRDRLVKMGTHEKPRNENVPSKRGEIYKNVALIYVQQGKMDLAKKAVSDARKANPEDTSLILTEANLYLESKDMVTYKKLISEALEKNPNDVDLIFNLGVVSAGAKNYAEAEKFYTKVMELDPKYINAYINMAAMKLDDEKGIIDEMNKLGNSADDMKRYNVLKKKREDLFRSTIPYLEKAVALDPKNVDVAKTLLNVYSALEMTTEYKTLKAKM from the coding sequence ATGAAAAGTAGATATGTAATAATAGCGTCAGCATTATTTTTATCAGTAGCAAGTATTGCTCAAAAAAATGAAATAAAAGCTGCTGAAAAAGCATTAAAAGCGGGTAAGTCCGATGAGGCTATTACAATTTTAACAGGAGCAGAGTATTTGTCTGTCAATGCGCCTGATGCTGAAAAAGCACAATTCTTATTTGTAAAAGGAAATGCACATTTGGATTTGGCGAATAAAAATGTTGAGGCAGATAAGAATTTAAGTCTGGCGGCGAAAGCTTTTCAAGAATTATTGGAAGCTGAAAAAGCTTCTGGAAAAGCAAAATATTCGACACAAGCTGCAGCATCAATAGCTGAAATTAAAGGTAAATTAATTAATTCAGCAATTGAAGATACTAAAGCTAACAAGGATGCAGATGGAGCTAAAAAGTTGTATGAAGCTTATTTGTTAGAGAAAAAAGACACTATCAATCTTTATTATGCGGCATCTACTTACGTAAATGCAAAAGATTATGATACTGCTCTTAAGCTTTACGAGGAATTAAAAGTTTTAAACTATTCTGGAAAAGCAACTTATTATTATGCCGTAAATAAGGTAAATAATCAAGAAGATTATTTTACTACTGCTGCTGATAGAGATAGATTGGTAAAAATGGGGACTCATGAAAAACCAAGAAATGAAAATGTGCCTTCAAAAAGAGGTGAGATCTATAAAAATGTAGCTTTAATTTATGTGCAACAAGGAAAAATGGATTTAGCTAAAAAAGCAGTTTCTGATGCTAGAAAAGCAAATCCAGAAGATACTTCGTTAATTTTGACCGAGGCTAATTTGTATCTTGAGTCAAAAGATATGGTTACTTATAAAAAACTAATTTCTGAGGCATTAGAAAAAAATCCAAATGATGTAGATTTGATTTTTAATTTAGGTGTTGTTAGTGCTGGAGCGAAAAACTATGCTGAAGCTGAAAAATTCTATACTAAAGTTATGGAATTGGATCCAAAATACATCAATGCTTATATTAATATGGCTGCAATGAAATTGGATGATGAAAAAGGTATCATTGATGAAATGAATAAACTTGGTAATTCTGCTGATGATATGAAACGTTATAATGTTTTGAAAAAGAAACGTGAAGACTTGTTTAGAAGCACAATTCCATATCTAGAGAAAGCGGTAGCATTAGATCCTAAAAATGTTGATGTAGCAAAAACATTATTGAATGTTTACAGTGCATTGGAAATGACTACAGAATATAAAACTTTGAAAGCAAAAATGTAA
- a CDS encoding inorganic phosphate transporter: MTLLIIIIVLALIFDYINGFHDAANAIATVVATKVLSPFQAVLWAAFFNFLAYWVFGLGVANTVAKTADSSQIDLVVILAGVVAAIVWNLITWWQGIPSSSSHTLIGGFAGAAIAHAITVHGFSDYILIEDGVQHTRHWYDIVSWYKAGKDGGMPSGVVIIIAFIVLAPLLGAFMSYLISIWLLNASRKRILPKLFTIGLMILSIWFVYSQMVPFEKIEKPRFESSVFWSVVFESHNIKWFLVAFIILSISTFALVFSSLNLHKADAVLKKMQLLSSAAFSLGHGGNDSQKVMGIIAAAVAVYIKTSGVDIMNLPDWLQVVLPDDDKGIKGAMPEWIPLACYTAIAVGTLSGGWKIVKTMGSKITKVTSFEGVAAETAGALTLYFTEHFKVPVSTTHTITGSIIGVGLTKRISAVRWGVTVSLLWAWVLTIPVSALLAALVYWFLNIFL, translated from the coding sequence ATGACTTTACTCATAATTATTATAGTTCTAGCATTAATTTTTGATTACATCAATGGTTTCCATGATGCTGCAAATGCTATTGCTACTGTTGTTGCAACCAAGGTTTTATCGCCTTTCCAAGCGGTACTTTGGGCAGCTTTTTTTAACTTTTTGGCTTACTGGGTTTTTGGCTTGGGTGTTGCAAATACCGTTGCAAAAACGGCCGATTCAAGTCAAATTGATTTAGTCGTTATCCTTGCAGGTGTTGTAGCGGCAATTGTTTGGAATTTAATTACTTGGTGGCAAGGAATTCCTTCCAGTTCTTCACATACTTTGATTGGCGGTTTTGCCGGTGCTGCGATTGCTCATGCAATTACAGTGCATGGTTTTTCAGATTATATTTTAATTGAAGATGGAGTTCAGCACACTAGACATTGGTATGATATTGTAAGTTGGTACAAAGCAGGAAAAGATGGTGGTATGCCTTCTGGAGTAGTGATTATTATTGCATTTATAGTTCTTGCCCCTTTGTTAGGAGCCTTTATGTCGTATTTAATTTCTATTTGGTTGTTGAATGCTTCCAGAAAAAGGATTTTGCCTAAATTGTTTACAATTGGATTAATGATATTGTCAATTTGGTTTGTTTATAGCCAAATGGTTCCGTTCGAAAAAATCGAAAAACCTCGTTTTGAATCTTCTGTTTTTTGGAGTGTTGTATTTGAATCTCATAATATTAAGTGGTTTTTGGTAGCTTTTATAATACTTTCGATTTCAACATTTGCTTTAGTATTTAGTAGTTTAAATTTACACAAAGCGGATGCAGTTTTGAAAAAAATGCAATTACTGTCTTCAGCAGCTTTTAGTTTAGGTCACGGTGGAAATGATTCACAAAAAGTAATGGGAATTATTGCTGCGGCTGTGGCGGTTTATATCAAAACTAGCGGTGTCGATATTATGAATCTTCCAGATTGGTTGCAAGTAGTTCTTCCAGATGATGATAAAGGTATAAAAGGAGCAATGCCTGAATGGATTCCATTGGCTTGTTATACGGCTATTGCTGTTGGAACATTAAGTGGGGGTTGGAAAATTGTGAAAACAATGGGTTCTAAAATCACCAAAGTGACTTCTTTTGAAGGAGTGGCTGCTGAAACCGCGGGAGCTTTGACGCTTTATTTTACAGAACATTTTAAAGTGCCGGTAAGTACAACGCATACTATTACAGGATCTATTATTGGAGTTGGATTAACGAAACGTATTTCAGCTGTTCGTTGGGGTGTAACGGTGAGTTTACTCTGGGCTTGGGTACTAACGATTCCTGTTTCAGCATTATTGGCTGCGCTAGTATATTGGTTTCTGAATATATTTTTGTAA